A single region of the Desulfobaccales bacterium genome encodes:
- a CDS encoding pitrilysin family protein yields the protein MIFTTERLKFGGAGRVGLRLLMALVAVCWLGLSALPLKAAEDGNLFNKVVEHKLGNGLKVLLLREPRAPIITLQVWYRVGSRNECLGKTGLSHLCEHLMFKGTAKYDPKYFSKEVQKVGGTDNAFTSRNYTAYFETGPKDQLRHWLEMEADRMRDINVDQKAFDLEKKVVIEERRMRTEDDPGSFMQEAAMAATFKAHPYQWPVIGWLNDIESISLEDYQNYYHRYYLPNNCTLVVVGDIDPKDALAQIEATFGKLPAGPEPPKVTAKEPKHYGPTRVEVHREAQFPSVLINYHVPNWESADAYPLELLVRILSQGRSSRLYHDLVYQQKLALEAGADYDFDTTDPFLFFLYGQPMPGKTVAQLEAALEAQIKRIQTELVGAKELQKAKNQVAASFYMAMDSIFYRAMLLGRTETVARWTLLKEFVPKIQQVTSEQIRDVAKKYLVADSKTVGILVPIKTAKAPTGRFRPGQEIR from the coding sequence ATGATTTTCACCACAGAACGTCTGAAATTTGGCGGCGCCGGCCGGGTTGGACTTAGGCTGCTGATGGCCCTCGTGGCCGTCTGTTGGCTAGGCTTGAGCGCCCTCCCCTTAAAAGCGGCCGAGGATGGCAATCTTTTTAACAAGGTAGTGGAACATAAACTGGGCAATGGCCTTAAGGTGCTGCTCTTGCGTGAACCTCGGGCCCCCATTATCACCCTCCAGGTTTGGTATCGGGTGGGCTCCCGCAATGAATGTCTGGGCAAGACCGGCCTCTCGCATCTGTGCGAGCACCTGATGTTCAAAGGCACGGCCAAATACGATCCCAAGTATTTCTCCAAGGAGGTGCAAAAGGTGGGCGGCACGGATAACGCCTTTACCTCCAGGAATTATACCGCCTACTTTGAAACTGGCCCCAAGGACCAGTTGCGGCATTGGCTGGAGATGGAAGCGGACCGCATGCGAGACATCAATGTGGATCAAAAGGCCTTCGATCTCGAAAAAAAGGTGGTTATCGAAGAGCGGCGCATGCGCACCGAAGACGATCCCGGCAGCTTCATGCAGGAAGCCGCCATGGCCGCGACGTTCAAAGCCCATCCCTATCAGTGGCCGGTGATCGGTTGGCTCAACGACATCGAGAGCATCTCCCTGGAAGATTACCAGAATTACTACCATCGTTACTATCTGCCCAATAACTGTACCCTGGTAGTGGTGGGCGATATCGACCCCAAAGACGCGCTGGCCCAGATCGAAGCGACTTTCGGCAAATTGCCGGCGGGGCCGGAGCCCCCCAAGGTGACCGCCAAGGAACCCAAGCATTACGGCCCGACCCGGGTGGAGGTGCATCGGGAGGCGCAGTTTCCTTCTGTCCTCATAAACTATCACGTCCCCAACTGGGAGAGCGCCGACGCCTATCCTCTGGAGTTGCTGGTCCGGATTCTCTCCCAGGGCCGCAGCTCCCGTTTATATCACGACCTGGTGTACCAGCAGAAACTGGCCCTGGAGGCCGGGGCGGATTATGATTTCGACACCACCGACCCCTTTCTGTTTTTCCTTTACGGCCAACCCATGCCGGGGAAGACTGTGGCCCAGCTTGAGGCAGCCTTGGAGGCCCAAATCAAGCGGATACAAACCGAGTTGGTGGGGGCCAAGGAACTCCAGAAGGCCAAAAATCAAGTGGCCGCTTCCTTTTATATGGCCATGGATTCCATCTTTTACCGGGCTATGCTTTTGGGGAGGACCGAGACCGTGGCTCGTTGGACGCTGCTCAAAGAATTCGTGCCCAAGATTCAACAAGTGACCAGTG
- a CDS encoding VanZ family protein: protein MKIFWRDPYFLHYWLPPILWALAILVMSGDVGSAQKSLGLLKLLLDWFVVLKPAQINMVNFYLRKTGHVLAYGLMYFLWFRAFRGHLSADPGRSFLYALGLCLLVSMTDEAHQSFTKFRGGSGYDVLLDLSGASLAALITFAVWTPRPKAAALAGPDGRHPAGPG from the coding sequence TTGAAGATTTTTTGGCGGGACCCATACTTTTTGCATTATTGGCTGCCCCCTATCCTCTGGGCCCTGGCAATCCTCGTCATGTCGGGAGATGTAGGCTCGGCTCAGAAAAGCCTTGGGCTGCTGAAATTGCTCCTGGATTGGTTCGTGGTCCTGAAACCGGCCCAGATTAATATGGTCAATTTTTATCTCCGAAAAACCGGCCATGTTCTGGCTTACGGCCTGATGTACTTTCTCTGGTTCCGGGCTTTTCGGGGACATCTGAGCGCCGATCCGGGACGCTCTTTTCTTTATGCCTTGGGACTTTGCCTCCTGGTGTCCATGACCGACGAGGCCCACCAGAGCTTTACCAAGTTCCGGGGAGGCAGCGGTTATGATGTCCTTCTGGATCTGTCCGGCGCAAGCCTCGCGGCCCTGATCACCTTTGCGGTCTGGACGCCCCGGCCCAAAGCCGCAGCCCTGGCCGGGCCAGACGGGCGACACCCCGCCGGGCCGGGATAA
- the ftsY gene encoding signal recognition particle-docking protein FtsY, producing MRRWFRRKGKDKDQEEELEAAPVEETAPEPEAPVELSEAGTEAIGEPELKAPEVSLFEPEVAAETESTPARRGFFRRWRREVQEEVLAPEETVSPLELSGEIPPEPLTSPEVDILSPLPATPEAGKPISQETLAAEVAPEIQAAEDLELPGEVNEVVRRKRFSRLRERLHRTREAFSGRLDRLFRGRKVVDAELLDELEELLITADLGVDTSLFLIQALQDKLKRRELADVEKLKAALKAEMFALLTAPALQEVSAHPRVVLLVGVNGVGKTTSLAKLAYRDRHLGLTPMLVAGDTFRAAAVEQLEIWGERVGAPVVKQKTGADPAAVVFDGLAAAVARGVDTVYVDTAGRLHTKVNLMEELKKIHRTAAKKIPGAPHEVLLVLDATTGQNALNQARLFHEAVGVTGLILTKMDGTAKGGVALAVVHETGIPLLFIGVGEAMEDLRPFDAEAFVEAILG from the coding sequence ATGCGCCGCTGGTTCCGCCGCAAAGGCAAGGATAAAGACCAGGAGGAGGAGCTCGAAGCAGCTCCCGTGGAGGAGACTGCGCCGGAGCCCGAGGCTCCTGTGGAATTATCCGAAGCCGGGACCGAGGCGATCGGGGAGCCCGAACTTAAGGCCCCGGAGGTTTCTCTTTTTGAACCTGAAGTGGCAGCCGAGACTGAGTCTACGCCTGCACGCCGCGGCTTTTTTCGCCGCTGGCGCCGGGAAGTGCAGGAGGAAGTCCTAGCGCCGGAGGAAACGGTCTCCCCGCTCGAACTTTCTGGCGAGATTCCTCCCGAACCCCTCACGTCCCCAGAAGTCGACATATTGTCGCCCCTCCCAGCCACCCCCGAAGCCGGGAAACCGATCTCCCAAGAGACCCTCGCGGCGGAAGTGGCTCCCGAAATTCAAGCAGCCGAGGACCTGGAACTTCCCGGGGAAGTGAACGAAGTGGTTCGCCGCAAGCGCTTTTCGCGCCTCCGGGAACGGCTGCACCGGACCCGGGAAGCCTTCAGCGGCAGGCTGGACCGGCTATTCAGGGGTCGCAAGGTTGTCGACGCCGAACTTTTAGATGAACTTGAAGAATTGCTGATTACCGCCGACCTGGGAGTCGACACCAGCCTCTTTCTGATCCAGGCGTTACAGGACAAATTAAAGCGCCGGGAACTGGCGGATGTGGAAAAGCTCAAAGCCGCGCTCAAGGCCGAGATGTTCGCCCTGCTCACGGCCCCGGCCCTTCAGGAAGTGAGCGCCCATCCCCGAGTGGTGCTGCTGGTGGGAGTCAATGGGGTGGGCAAAACTACCAGCCTGGCCAAGCTGGCCTACCGGGACCGCCACCTGGGGCTGACCCCCATGCTGGTGGCCGGGGATACTTTCCGGGCCGCGGCGGTGGAGCAGTTGGAAATTTGGGGGGAGCGCGTGGGCGCTCCGGTGGTCAAACAAAAGACCGGGGCCGACCCCGCTGCAGTGGTCTTCGATGGCCTGGCCGCAGCTGTAGCCCGGGGCGTGGATACGGTTTATGTGGACACCGCTGGTCGGCTCCACACCAAAGTCAACTTGATGGAGGAGTTGAAAAAGATTCACCGTACCGCGGCCAAGAAAATTCCCGGCGCGCCTCATGAGGTGCTCCTCGTCCTGGACGCCACCACCGGGCAGAATGCCTTGAATCAGGCCCGGTTATTTCATGAAGCCGTGGGGGTCACTGGCCTTATCCTCACCAAAATGGACGGCACCGCCAAGGGGGGTGTGGCCCTGGCGGTTGTCCATGAGACCGGCATACCGCTGCTCTTCATCGGGGTGGGAGAGGCCATGGAAGATCTGCGCCCCTTTGACGCCGAGGCTTTTGTAGAGGCAATCCTGGGATAA
- the glyS gene encoding glycine--tRNA ligase subunit beta, whose product MAKELLLEIGTEEIPARFLPPALEEMAASFRKLLDAERIGVGEILTYGTPRRLALVARELAEAQAEVATEEIGPPKAVAFDAAGKPTPAAQGFAKKQGVAVSDLIEVDTPRGVYLAIKKSTTGRPTAERLPELLPGFILGLSFPKSMHWGAETITFARPIHWILARYGGAVVPFALGDVTSGGDTRGHRFLAPQAVEVADGQAYVAALKAANVIVDPAARRALLEQELTQAAAGVKGEVVANPGLLEENTFLVEYPSVVVGNFEDKFLALPDEVLITSMREHQRYFSLRGQDGRLLPHFIAVNNTLTRDPNVVRQGHERVIRARLSDAMFFYQEDAKVPLANRVDALKGVMFHSLLGTSYEKMERFRELAAALAAQLAPELTDQVKRAATLCKADITTEMVGEFPSLQGVMGRQYAKLSGEAPEVAEALFTHYLPRHADDELPKDRIGALVSLADRLDTICGCFGVGLSPTGTADPYGLRRHALAVIRIVRSQELHLDLAAAVAAALELLKGKISRNMADTALEVLDFFQTRLQHLLLTEGFEHETITAVLAAGWRDVVDAADKVRALHEFRQNPEFPSLALAFKRVINIAQAAEPGEVNSALFEHGEENILYQSTKVMEEQVTQALEQRDYSEVCGVLARLRGPVDCFFDKVLVMAEDPKLRRNRLALLVRISQTFLKMADFSKITTA is encoded by the coding sequence ATGGCGAAAGAATTGTTATTGGAGATTGGCACTGAAGAGATCCCGGCCCGTTTTCTCCCGCCGGCGTTGGAGGAGATGGCTGCCTCTTTCCGCAAGCTGTTGGACGCCGAGCGCATCGGTGTGGGAGAGATCCTCACCTATGGCACCCCCAGACGTTTGGCCCTGGTGGCCCGGGAGCTAGCCGAGGCCCAGGCCGAGGTCGCAACCGAGGAAATCGGCCCCCCAAAAGCCGTTGCTTTTGACGCGGCTGGCAAGCCCACGCCTGCGGCCCAGGGTTTTGCCAAGAAGCAAGGTGTGGCGGTAAGCGACCTCATCGAAGTGGACACCCCTCGGGGCGTCTATCTGGCGATAAAGAAGAGCACCACCGGGCGGCCCACCGCGGAGCGCCTGCCGGAGCTGCTGCCGGGATTTATTTTGGGGCTGAGTTTCCCCAAATCCATGCACTGGGGCGCCGAGACCATTACCTTTGCCCGGCCCATCCACTGGATTTTGGCCCGCTACGGCGGCGCGGTGGTGCCTTTTGCGCTGGGAGATGTGACCAGCGGTGGCGATACCCGGGGGCATCGCTTTTTAGCTCCCCAGGCCGTGGAGGTGGCCGATGGTCAGGCCTATGTTGCGGCCCTCAAAGCGGCCAACGTCATCGTGGACCCGGCCGCGCGCCGGGCTTTGCTGGAGCAGGAGTTGACTCAGGCCGCCGCCGGGGTTAAGGGCGAGGTGGTGGCCAATCCCGGGCTGCTGGAGGAAAACACCTTCCTGGTGGAATATCCTTCCGTGGTGGTGGGAAATTTTGAGGACAAATTTCTGGCCCTGCCCGACGAGGTCCTCATTACCTCCATGCGGGAGCACCAGCGCTATTTCTCCTTGAGAGGGCAAGACGGCCGTTTGCTGCCTCATTTCATTGCGGTGAATAACACCCTGACCCGGGACCCCAACGTGGTGCGCCAGGGCCACGAACGCGTCATCCGGGCCCGGCTTTCCGACGCCATGTTCTTCTACCAGGAAGACGCCAAGGTGCCCCTGGCCAACCGGGTGGACGCCCTGAAAGGCGTAATGTTTCACTCTCTCCTGGGAACCTCTTATGAGAAGATGGAGCGCTTCCGGGAACTGGCCGCGGCACTCGCGGCGCAACTGGCCCCGGAACTTACGGACCAGGTCAAGCGAGCCGCCACCCTGTGCAAGGCCGACATCACCACGGAAATGGTGGGGGAATTCCCCAGCCTGCAAGGGGTCATGGGCCGTCAGTACGCCAAACTGTCCGGTGAGGCTCCGGAAGTGGCGGAGGCCCTGTTCACCCATTACCTGCCGCGTCATGCCGATGATGAGCTGCCTAAGGATCGGATCGGCGCCCTGGTAAGTCTGGCGGACCGCCTGGACACTATCTGCGGCTGCTTCGGGGTGGGCTTGAGCCCCACAGGGACCGCCGACCCTTATGGTCTCAGGCGCCATGCCCTGGCCGTCATCCGCATTGTCCGCAGTCAGGAACTGCACCTGGATCTGGCGGCAGCCGTGGCCGCAGCGCTTGAACTTCTCAAGGGCAAAATCAGCCGCAATATGGCGGATACGGCCCTGGAGGTCCTGGACTTCTTCCAGACCCGGCTGCAGCATCTCCTTTTGACGGAAGGTTTTGAGCACGAAACCATCACTGCGGTTCTGGCCGCGGGCTGGCGGGATGTGGTGGACGCGGCGGACAAGGTGCGAGCCCTGCACGAGTTCCGCCAGAACCCGGAGTTTCCTTCCCTGGCCCTGGCCTTTAAACGGGTCATCAATATTGCCCAGGCGGCCGAGCCCGGCGAGGTGAACTCCGCCCTTTTCGAACATGGGGAAGAGAACATTCTCTATCAATCCACGAAAGTGATGGAGGAGCAAGTGACTCAGGCCTTGGAGCAACGGGATTATTCCGAGGTCTGCGGGGTTTTGGCCAGACTCAGGGGACCGGTGGACTGCTTTTTCGATAAGGTCCTGGTGATGGCTGAGGATCCTAAGCTGCGCCGCAACCGTCTGGCTCTGCTGGTCCGCATCAGCCAGACCTTCCTGAAGATGGCCGACTTCTCTAAAATTACCACGGCCTAG
- the glyQ gene encoding glycine--tRNA ligase subunit alpha codes for MTFQELLMTLQRFWADRGCVIQQPYDIEVGAGTFNPATLLRVLGPEPWNVAYVEPSRRPTDGRYGENPNRLQHYYQYQVILKPSPKNIQELYLDSLRALGLDPLDHDIRFVEDDWESPTLGAWGLGWEVWLDGMEITQFTYFQQAGSIDLYPVSVELTYGPERIAMYIQKKASVYDLEWTKGVKYGDVHHRGEVEHSIYNFEQADVDMLFRLFDMYEVEALRIIGLNLVLPAYDYCLKCSHTFNLLNARGAISVAERSSLIGRVRQLARLCAEGYLKQREEMGFPLLKK; via the coding sequence ATGACTTTTCAGGAACTGTTGATGACCCTGCAGCGCTTCTGGGCCGACCGGGGCTGCGTCATCCAACAACCGTACGACATCGAGGTCGGGGCCGGCACCTTTAACCCCGCCACCCTGCTTCGGGTCCTGGGGCCGGAACCCTGGAACGTGGCCTATGTGGAGCCGAGCCGTCGGCCCACTGACGGGCGCTACGGCGAGAACCCCAACCGCCTGCAACATTACTACCAGTACCAGGTGATCCTGAAACCCTCTCCGAAAAATATCCAGGAACTCTATCTCGATAGCTTGCGGGCCCTGGGGCTCGATCCCCTGGACCATGATATCCGCTTTGTGGAAGACGACTGGGAGTCCCCCACCCTGGGAGCCTGGGGTCTCGGCTGGGAGGTGTGGCTGGACGGCATGGAAATCACCCAGTTCACCTACTTCCAACAGGCGGGCTCCATCGACCTGTACCCGGTGAGCGTCGAGTTGACCTACGGCCCGGAGCGCATCGCCATGTATATCCAGAAAAAGGCCAGCGTCTACGACCTGGAATGGACTAAAGGCGTCAAATACGGCGACGTGCACCATCGGGGCGAAGTGGAGCACTCCATCTATAATTTCGAGCAAGCCGACGTGGATATGCTCTTTCGCCTTTTCGATATGTACGAAGTCGAAGCCTTGCGCATTATCGGCCTGAACCTGGTGCTACCGGCCTACGATTACTGCCTGAAATGTTCCCATACTTTTAATCTTCTGAATGCCCGGGGCGCCATCAGCGTGGCCGAGCGCAGCAGCCTCATCGGCCGGGTGCGGCAACTGGCCCGCCTCTGCGCCGAAGGCTATCTGAAACAACGGGAAGAAATGGGCTTTCCGTTGCTGAAAAAGTAA